A single region of the Marinobacter salinisoli genome encodes:
- a CDS encoding efflux RND transporter permease subunit: MVSQFARSLSELCIRHRGVVAILILISTLFMALTLLKMDVRTVFSDMVPSDHEYVDVHETYKETFGGSNKVSILVQAKSGDIMTGPILTEVQRITRELAKVSGVNPFQVVSLASRKLKSVSASSMGIESVPLMWPGVPETAQGIEELREAILNNPLVYGIYVEPDLSSTLIQMDFYDHLVDYSKIFPQVQAILDASPIKDQVSHHVVGEPILYGWVDFFLEETVAISLISLGAMLLALFLLNRTWRGTLLPLLSGVVSTIWALGIGVLLGFNFDPLVIVVAFIITARCFSHAVQLITRFDDLCDGEGVAPRKAAEQTMRELFRPGLLGLVSDAGAILCVVLTPIPLLQKVSIIGAIWVMTIGFSAVILTPVMLSWVKAPLRNAHPLNLRFLLSAVLGLAVRVVETRARFFVLPVTLVAVGLLVFKATDLTIGDATTGSPILWEDSSFNRDSALINASYPGTEQMFVVLEAEERDALKRPDVLAWMQSFQRRMERLPQVGGSISLADIVVDVRRNLYEGNPRYRELGSSQLENGELISFYMQGAAPDDLAQFADPLFKNGSVILFFRDRQGETLRQATYQIKQFIAANPLDGVEVRLAGGSLGIIAAVNEILLSDQIEAIALALLVVILSCLAVYRSSASGIFFIVPVLISNVVTFAFMAWQGIGMSISTLPVVALGIGLGVDYAFYIVDSVKEYLEKEPDADPVEAIRQSLFSAGRGVLLTSVTLAAGVLFWSLSSLRFQAEMGTLIGLWLLVSAFTSLFVMPSLVRVLQPKFIFGDSPSGTEAKQGAGPLAQSTQ; this comes from the coding sequence ATGGTCAGTCAGTTCGCACGCTCCCTCTCGGAACTCTGCATCCGTCATCGCGGTGTGGTTGCCATCCTGATCTTGATCAGCACGCTGTTTATGGCGCTGACGCTCCTGAAAATGGATGTGCGAACCGTGTTCAGCGACATGGTGCCCAGCGATCATGAATACGTGGATGTTCACGAAACCTACAAGGAAACCTTCGGTGGAAGTAACAAGGTTTCCATTCTGGTACAGGCTAAATCAGGCGACATCATGACTGGCCCGATCCTGACCGAAGTCCAGCGCATCACTCGCGAGCTGGCCAAGGTCAGCGGTGTCAATCCGTTTCAGGTAGTGTCACTGGCGTCCCGCAAGCTGAAATCAGTCAGCGCCTCGTCGATGGGAATAGAAAGTGTGCCTCTGATGTGGCCGGGTGTTCCCGAAACCGCCCAAGGCATCGAAGAGCTGCGCGAAGCCATTCTGAATAACCCGCTTGTTTACGGCATCTATGTGGAGCCTGACCTGTCTTCCACGCTGATCCAGATGGATTTCTACGATCACCTGGTGGATTACAGCAAGATCTTCCCTCAGGTACAGGCCATTCTCGATGCCTCTCCTATCAAGGATCAGGTAAGCCATCATGTGGTCGGCGAGCCGATTCTTTATGGCTGGGTCGATTTCTTCCTGGAAGAGACCGTCGCCATCTCTCTTATTTCACTCGGTGCGATGCTGCTGGCGCTGTTCCTGCTGAACCGCACCTGGCGCGGTACGCTGCTGCCGTTGCTAAGCGGCGTGGTGTCCACCATCTGGGCCCTGGGCATTGGTGTGCTTCTGGGCTTCAATTTCGACCCGCTGGTTATCGTGGTTGCCTTCATCATTACCGCTCGTTGCTTCAGCCACGCGGTGCAGCTGATCACCCGTTTCGATGATCTGTGTGACGGGGAGGGCGTGGCACCACGGAAAGCGGCTGAGCAGACCATGCGGGAACTGTTCCGGCCAGGGCTGCTGGGTCTGGTGTCCGATGCGGGCGCGATCCTGTGTGTGGTGCTGACCCCGATTCCGCTGCTGCAGAAAGTGTCGATCATTGGTGCGATCTGGGTGATGACCATCGGCTTTTCGGCGGTGATCCTGACGCCGGTGATGCTCAGCTGGGTGAAGGCGCCGCTTCGCAATGCCCATCCCCTGAACCTCCGGTTCCTGCTGAGTGCGGTACTCGGACTGGCGGTCAGAGTGGTAGAGACCCGCGCCCGCTTTTTTGTGTTGCCGGTGACGCTCGTGGCCGTGGGCCTGCTGGTGTTTAAGGCCACCGACCTGACCATCGGCGATGCCACCACCGGCTCGCCCATCCTCTGGGAGGATTCCTCGTTTAACCGGGACAGTGCGTTGATCAATGCCAGCTATCCCGGCACTGAGCAGATGTTTGTGGTGCTGGAGGCGGAGGAGCGGGATGCCCTGAAGCGCCCAGACGTGCTGGCATGGATGCAGAGTTTCCAGCGGCGCATGGAACGTCTGCCACAGGTAGGTGGCAGTATTTCCCTGGCGGATATTGTCGTGGATGTACGTCGCAACCTGTACGAGGGTAACCCCCGTTACCGGGAACTGGGTTCGAGCCAGCTCGAGAACGGTGAGCTGATCAGCTTCTATATGCAGGGCGCTGCTCCGGACGACCTGGCCCAGTTCGCTGACCCACTGTTCAAAAACGGCTCGGTCATCCTGTTTTTCCGTGATCGTCAGGGCGAAACGCTGCGTCAGGCTACCTATCAAATCAAGCAATTCATCGCGGCAAATCCGCTGGATGGCGTCGAAGTCCGGCTGGCTGGCGGGTCGCTGGGCATCATTGCCGCGGTGAATGAGATTCTGCTTTCCGATCAGATCGAAGCGATTGCCCTGGCACTGCTGGTGGTCATTCTGTCCTGCCTGGCGGTTTACCGTTCCTCCGCGAGCGGCATCTTCTTCATCGTACCGGTGCTTATTTCCAACGTGGTGACCTTTGCCTTCATGGCGTGGCAGGGCATTGGCATGAGCATCAGTACTCTGCCGGTGGTCGCGCTGGGGATCGGCCTGGGCGTCGACTACGCGTTCTACATCGTCGATTCGGTGAAAGAGTATCTGGAGAAGGAGCCAGACGCCGACCCCGTCGAGGCTATTCGCCAATCCCTGTTTTCTGCCGGCCGCGGCGTTCTGCTCACATCAGTGACGCTTGCCGCGGGCGTTCTGTTCTGGTCCCTGTCTTCGCTGCGATTTCAGGCGGAGATGGGCACCTTGATCGGGCTCTGGCTTCTCGTCTCAGCGTTCACATCGCTGTTCGTGATGCCATCCCTTGTCCGGGTGCTGCAGCCGAAGTTTATTTTTGGTGATAGCCCCTCCGGCACCGAAGCCAAGCAAGGCGCAGGGCCGCTAGCTCAATCCACGCAATGA
- a CDS encoding translation initiation factor Sui1 codes for MKKRNEGGLVFSTEHGRMCPGCHNPVAECSCSAPERPKGDGVVRVSRETKGRKGKGVTLVTGIPMDDKELKAYAKVLKAKCGTGGTVKDGVVEIQGDQRDILVPLLQQKGWTVKRSGG; via the coding sequence ATGAAAAAGCGCAACGAAGGGGGGCTGGTTTTTTCCACCGAGCACGGTCGGATGTGCCCCGGCTGTCATAACCCTGTGGCTGAATGCAGTTGCAGCGCGCCTGAGCGGCCCAAGGGCGACGGCGTGGTGAGGGTCAGCCGTGAAACCAAGGGGCGCAAGGGCAAGGGCGTGACCCTGGTGACGGGCATCCCTATGGACGACAAAGAACTCAAAGCTTATGCAAAAGTCCTGAAAGCCAAGTGCGGCACCGGCGGTACAGTGAAAGATGGTGTCGTGGAGATTCAGGGCGACCAGCGGGATATTCTGGTGCCGCTCCTGCAGCAGAAGGGCTGGACGGTAAAGCGTTCGGGTGGCTGA
- a CDS encoding hydroxymethylglutaryl-CoA lyase, whose translation MSIEIRVNEVGPRDGLQSQGKTLTTHARLDLIRTMVRAGVRNVEAGSFVSPKAVPQMAGTAELFGQLPDPDAVRYAGLVPNMKGYELAVEAGARVVNVVLSVTETMNQKNIRMSLDQTAEVCAAIVERGRSEGIEVQAYLAVAYECPFEGRVSPSVVAEYGRQMQQAGASKIIVADTIGAANPAQVREVLGGLTAFVPSENLSCHFHDTRGMALANITAALDLGIREFDASIGGLGGCPFSPGATGNVATEDVVLLLNSMGYQTGIEPLDLVPVVKFAEDLTGVTLGGKSFKWLDQQFAKKRGETGHGG comes from the coding sequence ATGTCCATCGAGATTCGAGTCAACGAAGTGGGGCCTCGCGATGGCCTCCAGAGCCAGGGCAAGACCCTGACTACGCATGCGCGTCTGGACCTGATTCGCACCATGGTTCGTGCCGGTGTGCGGAATGTCGAGGCGGGCAGTTTCGTGTCGCCCAAGGCGGTGCCTCAAATGGCGGGCACGGCCGAACTCTTTGGACAATTGCCGGATCCGGACGCAGTTCGGTATGCGGGGCTGGTGCCCAACATGAAAGGCTATGAACTGGCTGTTGAAGCTGGGGCCCGGGTGGTGAACGTGGTGTTGTCCGTCACCGAGACCATGAACCAGAAAAACATTCGCATGAGTCTCGATCAGACTGCCGAGGTCTGCGCCGCCATCGTCGAGCGCGGTCGCAGCGAAGGAATCGAGGTGCAGGCGTACCTGGCCGTCGCCTACGAATGCCCGTTTGAAGGACGTGTATCACCCAGTGTGGTTGCCGAGTATGGCCGCCAGATGCAGCAGGCCGGTGCCAGCAAAATCATTGTCGCTGACACCATCGGAGCGGCTAATCCGGCACAGGTCCGGGAGGTCCTTGGTGGGCTGACTGCGTTTGTGCCTTCGGAAAATCTGTCCTGCCATTTCCATGATACCCGGGGCATGGCGCTGGCCAATATCACAGCGGCCCTGGACCTGGGGATACGGGAATTCGATGCTTCCATCGGCGGTCTGGGGGGATGCCCCTTCTCGCCGGGGGCAACCGGGAATGTGGCAACAGAGGATGTGGTCCTGCTCCTGAACAGCATGGGTTACCAGACCGGCATTGAGCCGTTGGACCTGGTGCCGGTCGTCAAGTTCGCGGAGGACCTGACCGGCGTGACGCTGGGGGGCAAGAGCTTCAAGTGGCTGGATCAGCAGTTCGCGAAAAAGCGCGGGGAAACCGGCCATGGTGGGTAA
- a CDS encoding DUF1329 domain-containing protein, whose amino-acid sequence MTITTNLKNLTLAVSLLAGASHLVAAELQSGDVINAGNLDQRLSDTFDGDSIDSLLTDLQKRLIREEGLVITLKAPEPINLGDDYLAATEQYASAATFNPDTRMMEGWKAGMPFPEVDENTPHAAEKLIWNHHVAQPTKNFQDYPEFAYLFVDDERGLERTQEWVLRRYYMKGRLGEEQTVEGDGDVLWKQLLYATYPADIRGLGLFTVRYDSPKLDDSWAYIKSVRRTRRLSGGTWMDPIGGTDQLNDDIEIFNAHPTWYPEYKLLGKRKILVVANSQSTAWNQDASGDAEFPIVDLDSEPYWNPTDQWEPREVWVIEAVAPPEHPYSKKVMYMDTQFPRFYMADVYDRKGEFWKWMNYNLKTIETEDGDRGIVSNAGFTIDYQRRHATIFVLAPNAKLNTGGVDGDSISLRELEQAAAR is encoded by the coding sequence ATGACAATCACAACAAACCTGAAGAACCTGACTCTGGCTGTAAGTCTTTTGGCAGGCGCCAGCCATCTGGTGGCTGCGGAGTTGCAGTCGGGTGATGTAATTAATGCGGGCAACCTTGATCAGCGTCTGTCCGATACTTTTGACGGGGATAGCATTGACTCCCTGCTGACCGACCTGCAGAAACGGCTGATTCGCGAGGAAGGCCTGGTCATTACGCTCAAGGCGCCCGAGCCCATTAACCTCGGTGACGACTACCTTGCCGCGACCGAGCAGTACGCCAGTGCCGCAACTTTCAATCCCGATACCCGCATGATGGAAGGCTGGAAAGCCGGCATGCCTTTCCCCGAGGTGGATGAAAACACACCTCATGCAGCGGAAAAGCTGATCTGGAACCACCACGTTGCACAACCGACCAAGAACTTCCAGGACTACCCGGAATTCGCCTATCTGTTTGTCGATGATGAGCGGGGCCTGGAGCGCACTCAGGAGTGGGTGCTGCGCCGCTACTATATGAAGGGGCGACTGGGTGAAGAACAGACCGTTGAGGGTGATGGCGATGTGTTGTGGAAGCAGCTGCTGTACGCCACCTATCCGGCGGATATCCGGGGTCTTGGCCTGTTCACCGTTCGCTATGACAGCCCGAAGCTGGATGACAGCTGGGCTTACATCAAGTCAGTGCGTCGTACCCGTCGTCTTTCGGGTGGTACCTGGATGGATCCCATCGGCGGCACCGATCAGCTAAATGACGATATCGAGATCTTCAACGCCCATCCGACCTGGTATCCGGAATACAAGCTTCTAGGCAAGCGCAAGATTCTGGTTGTCGCCAACAGCCAGTCCACGGCTTGGAATCAGGACGCCAGTGGTGACGCGGAATTCCCGATTGTGGACCTGGATAGCGAACCGTACTGGAATCCGACCGATCAGTGGGAGCCCCGTGAAGTGTGGGTGATCGAGGCCGTGGCTCCGCCCGAGCATCCGTACAGCAAGAAAGTTATGTACATGGATACCCAGTTCCCGCGTTTCTACATGGCCGATGTGTATGATCGCAAAGGGGAGTTCTGGAAGTGGATGAACTACAACCTGAAGACGATCGAAACCGAGGACGGCGACCGTGGCATTGTGTCCAACGCCGGTTTCACCATTGATTACCAGCGTCGCCACGCCACCATCTTTGTATTGGCACCGAACGCGAAACTGAACACAGGCGGGGTGGACGGTGATTCCATCAGTCTGAGAGAGCTGGAGCAGGCAGCAGCGCGCTGA
- a CDS encoding hydantoinase/oxoprolinase family protein yields the protein MSFRLGVDVGGTFTDLLLINDDTGATYTAKVPSTPSDSSQGVLNGIEKICRTSGIDPRQIRSVMHGTTVATNAILTQKGARVGLVTTQGYRQVLHIARSFVPGGLGGWVIFNKQPLLASLEDTVEAVERVSAKGEIIQELDESDIRSKLALLRDSGIEALTVSLINAYASGAHEEKIAAIAAEVMPDIPVSLSSRVVPEMQEYERTETTVVNSFVRPEVSSYLDHLEHEIKSRLADDVQLSILRSDGGLATCDSASYTPVNLLLSGPAGGVAGAIWFCSRGGFDKVLTFDVGGTSTDVALIEDNSARLRRETRVGDVAVRAPSVDVRTVGAGGGSIAFVPELTKALRVGPDSAGAEPGPAAYNKGGDQPTVTDANVVLGYLPANQRLGGDMEIRKDLAEAAVQKVADAMGVPLKEAAEGIVRIANEHMFGALRLISVEQGYDPREFALCGFGGAGPLHANALGILMDAWPVIVPPSPGVLCAYGDATTRVKDEASRSLIKGFSNIDKSQVVDILEVLTKQVSDSLETQDIPGDQQTITWEADVRYQGQALLLTQTVEPEDLRSNGLSVLQDAFDAEHEQLFSFSLDEEHELVNLRAIARAPRPNINEKEWAEKAQDLSAAVTGESPIYFDGQDHTAVLYDREKLWPGHVVPGPAIVTEMDSTTVVFPGYHAKVDQVGNLLIEPVDHKGKE from the coding sequence ATGAGCTTTCGACTAGGGGTTGATGTGGGCGGCACGTTTACGGACTTACTGCTCATCAACGACGATACCGGTGCGACGTATACCGCCAAGGTGCCTTCGACACCTTCCGACTCGTCCCAGGGGGTGCTCAACGGGATCGAGAAGATTTGTCGTACATCGGGGATTGATCCGAGACAGATTCGCTCGGTCATGCACGGTACAACTGTGGCGACCAACGCCATTTTGACCCAGAAGGGAGCCAGGGTTGGTCTGGTCACTACTCAGGGCTACCGGCAAGTGCTGCACATCGCGCGGTCCTTTGTGCCGGGCGGGCTGGGTGGCTGGGTGATTTTTAACAAGCAGCCACTGCTGGCGTCCCTGGAAGACACGGTCGAGGCGGTCGAGCGGGTCAGTGCCAAGGGTGAGATCATCCAGGAGCTGGACGAGTCGGACATCCGGTCGAAACTCGCATTGCTGCGCGACTCCGGCATAGAGGCCCTGACGGTCTCTCTCATTAATGCCTATGCCAGTGGCGCCCATGAGGAAAAAATCGCGGCCATCGCCGCGGAAGTGATGCCGGATATTCCGGTATCACTTTCCTCCCGGGTAGTTCCGGAAATGCAGGAGTACGAGCGGACTGAGACCACCGTGGTGAACAGCTTTGTCCGTCCGGAAGTATCCAGCTATCTGGATCACCTGGAGCATGAGATCAAGTCCCGGCTGGCGGATGACGTCCAGTTGTCCATCCTGCGTTCGGATGGCGGACTGGCCACCTGCGATTCGGCCTCCTACACGCCCGTCAACCTGCTGTTGTCCGGTCCAGCCGGCGGCGTCGCCGGTGCCATCTGGTTCTGTTCCAGGGGCGGCTTCGACAAGGTGCTCACGTTCGACGTGGGTGGCACCTCCACCGACGTGGCGCTGATTGAGGACAACAGTGCACGACTGCGGCGGGAAACCCGTGTCGGTGACGTCGCAGTCCGTGCGCCTTCGGTGGATGTCCGAACGGTTGGTGCCGGGGGCGGTTCCATCGCTTTTGTACCTGAGCTGACCAAGGCGCTGCGGGTCGGGCCGGACAGTGCCGGTGCCGAGCCCGGACCGGCAGCCTATAACAAAGGCGGCGATCAGCCAACGGTCACCGATGCCAACGTGGTACTGGGGTACCTGCCGGCTAACCAGCGGCTCGGTGGGGATATGGAAATCCGTAAGGACCTGGCCGAAGCAGCCGTTCAGAAGGTGGCGGATGCCATGGGGGTTCCTTTGAAGGAGGCGGCGGAAGGCATTGTGCGGATTGCCAACGAGCATATGTTCGGTGCACTGCGCTTGATTTCGGTCGAGCAGGGCTATGACCCCCGCGAATTCGCCCTGTGTGGGTTCGGTGGTGCCGGTCCTCTGCACGCCAACGCCCTGGGCATTCTGATGGATGCCTGGCCAGTGATTGTACCGCCGTCACCGGGGGTGCTCTGTGCCTACGGTGATGCCACCACGCGGGTTAAAGACGAGGCGTCCCGTTCCCTGATCAAAGGCTTCTCCAATATCGACAAGAGCCAGGTGGTGGATATTCTCGAGGTACTCACCAAGCAGGTGAGTGATTCACTGGAGACACAGGACATCCCGGGCGACCAGCAGACCATCACCTGGGAGGCGGACGTGCGCTACCAGGGACAGGCGCTGCTGCTGACCCAGACGGTTGAGCCGGAGGATCTGCGTAGCAATGGTCTGAGCGTGTTGCAGGATGCGTTCGACGCGGAGCATGAGCAGCTGTTTAGCTTCTCGCTGGATGAAGAGCATGAGCTGGTTAATCTGCGCGCCATTGCGCGGGCCCCCCGCCCGAACATCAATGAAAAGGAATGGGCGGAAAAAGCGCAGGATCTGAGCGCGGCGGTCACGGGTGAAAGCCCCATCTACTTTGAC
- a CDS encoding DUF1302 family protein: MTTKNNLELKGRYRKQTLLAAGIVAATMAGVPQTVSASEEDWLTKDWEVSGYIREYLSWNLENPTLIGPGPNIFDGEQRDDYRYDLSMARTVGKLNLFRDFGNARFKFTGRISRESPTDYLKDLQAVADEWAQTGGASGSSVNLRDDVYDDEEIRELWVQGDITDTTNLKVGRQQVVWGETDFFQLLDVVHGYDFRWRSFLEPENEELRKPLNLVNLVQRVDDLDGSLQLLYIPGRLNDGENRGNSYDVEGGRWANNPNKGITFASAPFAANVPYNYDHSEADMDDDSYGLRWNGLAGDWGYSVAWFHGPNPNPVANPNPATNPGRPDLQTNPYEYEGNPAAAGEFIYPYIDIFGVTANNYFAGPDLVFSTEIAYIPDAPYNVGIAGGAAGLGAGEACGFFPGFCGIAEKSLVRSMFRIDKQLDLQDFLGTSRPSFFTVQLFNNWITDFEREEQLVNLAGFGGETKEFSSIITAVLATNYANDQINPSLAVGSDLTYGGGFVIPAVEMAYGDHIRVRLEADIFWHETDQDRPLEGFNDTNLFGYFSGNDQLTARLTYQF, encoded by the coding sequence ATGACAACGAAAAATAACCTGGAGTTGAAGGGGCGCTATCGGAAGCAGACGCTTCTGGCAGCTGGCATTGTGGCTGCGACGATGGCTGGCGTTCCCCAAACCGTGTCCGCAAGTGAAGAGGACTGGCTGACCAAAGACTGGGAGGTGTCCGGCTACATTCGCGAGTATCTTTCGTGGAACCTGGAGAACCCCACGCTGATCGGCCCTGGCCCCAATATCTTCGATGGCGAGCAGCGGGATGACTATCGCTACGACCTCTCCATGGCGCGGACCGTCGGCAAGCTCAACCTGTTCCGTGACTTTGGCAACGCCCGTTTCAAGTTTACCGGGCGCATCTCCCGGGAGTCTCCCACGGATTACCTGAAGGACCTGCAGGCGGTTGCCGATGAGTGGGCACAAACCGGCGGTGCGTCAGGTTCTTCGGTGAATCTGCGTGACGACGTCTACGACGATGAGGAGATCCGTGAGCTCTGGGTTCAGGGCGATATTACCGATACTACGAATCTGAAAGTCGGTCGGCAGCAGGTAGTCTGGGGCGAGACTGACTTTTTCCAGTTACTGGACGTGGTGCATGGTTACGACTTCCGCTGGCGTTCTTTCCTCGAGCCTGAAAATGAGGAGCTTCGCAAGCCGCTCAATCTGGTCAACCTGGTACAGCGGGTTGATGACCTCGATGGCAGCCTGCAGCTCCTCTACATTCCAGGTCGCCTCAATGATGGTGAAAACCGTGGCAACAGTTACGACGTAGAAGGCGGTCGCTGGGCCAACAACCCGAATAAGGGCATTACCTTCGCGTCCGCACCCTTCGCCGCCAACGTGCCCTACAACTACGACCATTCCGAAGCCGACATGGATGATGACTCCTACGGCCTGCGTTGGAATGGCCTGGCCGGAGACTGGGGCTACTCGGTAGCCTGGTTCCACGGTCCCAACCCCAATCCAGTGGCGAATCCCAACCCGGCCACCAATCCGGGGCGGCCTGACCTTCAGACCAACCCGTACGAGTATGAAGGCAACCCAGCTGCGGCCGGTGAGTTTATCTACCCCTACATCGATATCTTTGGTGTGACTGCGAACAACTATTTCGCGGGTCCGGACCTGGTGTTCAGTACCGAGATCGCCTACATCCCGGATGCTCCCTACAACGTCGGCATTGCCGGTGGTGCGGCAGGGCTCGGCGCCGGCGAAGCTTGTGGCTTCTTCCCGGGTTTCTGCGGCATTGCCGAGAAGAGCCTGGTGCGTTCGATGTTCCGCATTGACAAGCAGCTGGACCTGCAGGATTTCCTCGGCACCAGCCGTCCATCGTTCTTCACCGTTCAGCTTTTCAACAACTGGATTACTGACTTCGAACGCGAGGAGCAGCTGGTTAACCTCGCCGGTTTCGGCGGTGAAACCAAGGAGTTCAGCAGCATCATCACTGCGGTGCTGGCAACCAATTACGCCAACGACCAGATCAATCCGTCCCTCGCGGTTGGTTCCGATCTGACCTACGGCGGCGGGTTCGTGATTCCCGCAGTGGAAATGGCCTACGGCGACCACATCCGGGTTCGCCTTGAAGCCGATATTTTCTGGCACGAAACCGATCAGGATCGTCCCCTGGAGGGCTTCAACGATACCAACCTGTTCGGCTATTTCTCCGGCAACGATCAGTTGACCGCACGTCTGACTTACCAGTTCTGA
- a CDS encoding CaiB/BaiF CoA transferase family protein, with protein sequence MTKPLEGVRIIDLTHMLSGPYAGMLLADMGAESIKVEPLKGEGTRALLASDPKNSYNGQGAYFITLNRNKKSVCIDLKTEEGLETFYDLVREADIVLDNFSAGVPTKLKIDHEHLSRINPGIITCSVTGFGQAGPNFKRPAFDQVVQGIGGGMSITGHDEEHPARAGIPIGDLGGGMFAVMGVLAALHSRAVNGYGQHVDISMLDCQISMLNYMATMHMLSGDNPTPIGNGHFVHVPYDAYKTSDGFVIIAVIFDSFWDNLVQLLDIDEFRDPKYKTQPGRFADKHKINAILTELLQTNTTQHWVDLLSGARIPCAPVNKFSDALTDPQVLFRNMVVDIPQAGGGVVKAPGNPIKLSIDSSDSYTPPPLLGQHTEEVLRSMGYDDQRIADLKAKKIVG encoded by the coding sequence ATGACCAAACCATTAGAAGGCGTTCGAATTATCGACCTCACGCACATGCTCTCCGGCCCCTATGCGGGCATGCTGCTAGCCGATATGGGGGCTGAGTCGATCAAGGTAGAGCCGCTTAAAGGCGAGGGCACCCGGGCTCTGTTGGCAAGCGATCCGAAGAATTCCTACAACGGCCAGGGCGCCTACTTCATCACCCTCAACCGGAACAAGAAAAGCGTCTGCATCGACCTTAAAACCGAGGAAGGACTGGAAACCTTCTACGACCTGGTTCGGGAAGCGGACATTGTGCTGGATAATTTCTCCGCCGGCGTTCCCACCAAGCTCAAGATCGATCACGAGCACCTTTCCCGCATCAACCCGGGCATCATTACCTGCTCTGTCACGGGCTTTGGCCAGGCCGGCCCGAACTTCAAGCGCCCGGCCTTCGATCAGGTGGTGCAGGGCATTGGTGGCGGTATGTCGATCACCGGCCACGATGAAGAGCATCCGGCGCGGGCGGGCATCCCCATTGGCGATCTGGGTGGCGGTATGTTTGCGGTGATGGGCGTACTGGCTGCACTGCACTCAAGGGCAGTCAACGGCTATGGGCAGCACGTTGATATTTCGATGCTGGATTGCCAGATCAGCATGCTCAATTACATGGCCACCATGCACATGCTCAGCGGCGATAATCCGACGCCCATCGGTAATGGCCACTTCGTTCACGTTCCTTACGACGCCTACAAGACCAGCGATGGCTTCGTGATCATTGCGGTCATCTTCGACAGCTTCTGGGACAACCTGGTTCAGTTGCTGGATATCGACGAATTCCGCGACCCAAAATACAAAACCCAGCCGGGGCGTTTCGCCGACAAGCATAAGATCAACGCCATTCTCACCGAACTGCTTCAGACCAACACCACCCAGCACTGGGTTGACCTGCTCTCCGGCGCCCGGATTCCCTGCGCGCCGGTCAATAAATTCTCCGACGCGTTGACTGATCCCCAGGTGCTGTTCCGCAACATGGTGGTGGACATTCCCCAGGCCGGCGGCGGTGTCGTCAAGGCTCCAGGTAACCCGATCAAGCTGAGCATTGACTCTTCCGACAGCTATACGCCGCCACCGTTGCTGGGTCAGCACACGGAAGAGGTGCTCAGGAGTATGGGGTACGACGATCAGCGCATTGCTGATCTGAAAGCCAAGAAGATTGTGGGGTAA
- a CDS encoding WD40/YVTN/BNR-like repeat-containing protein, which produces MVGKVLGFAAQVAPWAVVSGLAYAAAFIKPSVEPLPLPQPLSESRDTFYDVSATGSDRFWFAGNNGVVLEGGTDPSTWARHSMPHNINLQGIATSDDGLVLAVGNGGWTFRREGGGQWESTQLPVSDIAGKLIEVAWLGDGFFAIGEMGAVFRSNAEAEDWVNLSIDGDVGLNDITRDNDGVLWITAEFGTVYQSDDNGESWSGEELGYESLRSVAFFDGTGVIVGNGGVIFRSTDGGDSWTSVSSPTSEHLYDVIHDGSRWLAGGNGGVLLESVDGDEWRLLTPENGTTGYVARLLTAGDRVVVAGQEIGQLDGGRWDAWPATRGEEK; this is translated from the coding sequence ATGGTGGGTAAAGTGCTCGGCTTCGCAGCGCAGGTTGCTCCCTGGGCGGTAGTCAGCGGACTGGCCTACGCCGCCGCTTTCATCAAGCCCTCCGTGGAGCCGCTGCCACTGCCGCAGCCGCTCAGCGAGTCCAGGGATACGTTCTACGACGTGAGCGCTACCGGTTCCGATCGTTTCTGGTTCGCGGGCAACAACGGGGTTGTGCTGGAAGGGGGCACGGATCCGTCGACCTGGGCTCGTCATTCCATGCCCCACAACATCAACCTTCAGGGGATCGCCACCTCGGACGATGGCCTGGTTCTGGCGGTTGGTAACGGCGGATGGACCTTCCGCCGGGAAGGTGGAGGCCAATGGGAATCCACGCAGCTGCCGGTGTCAGACATCGCCGGAAAACTGATCGAAGTGGCCTGGCTGGGCGACGGTTTCTTTGCGATTGGCGAGATGGGCGCAGTCTTTCGCAGCAATGCCGAAGCGGAGGACTGGGTGAACCTGAGTATCGATGGCGATGTTGGCCTGAACGACATCACCCGGGACAACGACGGTGTGCTCTGGATTACGGCCGAATTCGGGACTGTCTACCAGTCCGACGACAACGGCGAGAGTTGGTCCGGCGAGGAGCTGGGTTACGAGAGTCTCCGTTCCGTTGCGTTTTTTGATGGCACCGGCGTCATCGTGGGCAACGGTGGCGTGATTTTCCGTTCTACCGATGGCGGCGACAGTTGGACATCGGTTTCTTCGCCTACCTCTGAACATCTCTACGACGTTATCCATGACGGCTCTCGCTGGCTTGCCGGTGGCAATGGTGGGGTGCTGCTGGAATCGGTCGATGGTGACGAATGGCGCTTGCTGACGCCCGAGAACGGAACCACCGGATACGTCGCGCGCCTACTGACTGCCGGCGACCGTGTGGTGGTTGCCGGCCAGGAGATTGGTCAACTTGATGGTGGACGCTGGGACGCTTGGCCCGCCACCCGCGGCGAGGAGAAATAG